Proteins from one Salmonella bongori NCTC 12419 genomic window:
- the nrdF gene encoding class 1b ribonucleoside-diphosphate reductase subunit beta, whose translation MKLSRISAINWNTLQDDKDLEVWNRLTSNFWLPEKVPLSNDIPAWQTLNATEQQLTIRVFTGLTLLDTIQNIAGAPSLMVDAITPHEEAVLSNISFMEAVHARSYSAIFSTLCQTKDVDAAYAWSEENPPLQHKAQIILKHYAGDAPLKKKIASVFLESFLFYSGFWLPMYFSSRGKLTNTADLIRLIIRDEAVHGYYIGYKYQIALQKLSTIEREELKLFTLDLLMELYDNEVRYTEDLYAQTGWVDDVKNFLCYNANKALMNLGYEALFPPEMANVNPAILAALSPNADENHDFFSGSGSSYVMGKAVETEDEDWNF comes from the coding sequence ATGAAATTATCTCGTATTAGCGCAATCAACTGGAACACTCTCCAGGACGACAAAGATCTGGAGGTATGGAACCGTCTGACCAGCAACTTCTGGCTCCCGGAAAAAGTACCCTTATCGAATGATATTCCAGCCTGGCAGACGCTGAACGCCACCGAACAGCAGCTTACCATACGCGTGTTTACCGGTCTCACGTTGCTCGACACCATCCAAAACATCGCTGGCGCGCCGTCGCTGATGGTGGATGCTATCACGCCGCATGAAGAGGCTGTGCTGTCAAATATCAGCTTTATGGAGGCGGTACATGCACGCTCTTACAGCGCTATTTTTTCCACGCTTTGCCAGACCAAAGATGTCGACGCCGCCTACGCCTGGAGCGAAGAAAATCCGCCATTACAGCATAAGGCGCAAATTATTCTGAAACATTACGCCGGCGATGCTCCCTTAAAGAAGAAGATTGCCAGCGTCTTTCTGGAATCTTTTCTGTTCTATTCCGGCTTCTGGCTGCCAATGTATTTCTCCAGCCGCGGTAAGCTAACGAATACTGCCGATCTGATTCGTTTAATTATCCGTGATGAAGCGGTTCATGGTTATTATATTGGCTATAAGTATCAGATAGCGCTACAAAAACTATCTACAATCGAGCGTGAAGAATTAAAGCTTTTCACGCTGGATTTACTGATGGAACTGTATGACAACGAAGTCCGTTATACCGAAGACTTATATGCGCAAACTGGTTGGGTTGACGACGTCAAAAACTTCCTGTGTTACAACGCCAACAAGGCCTTAATGAACCTGGGTTACGAGGCGTTATTTCCGCCGGAAATGGCAAACGTGAATCCCGCGATCCTCGCTGCACTCTCTCCGAATGCCGACGAAAACCACGATTTCTTTTCCGGATCGGGATCGTCTTATGTAATGGGAAAAGCAGTTGAAACCGAAGACGAAGACTGGAATTTTTAA
- the nrdI gene encoding class Ib ribonucleoside-diphosphate reductase assembly flavoprotein NrdI, with protein MNALVYFSSRSENTHRFIQRLGLPATRIPLNDQERIRVDEPYILVVPSYGGGGIAGAVPRQVIRFLNDEHNRARIRGVIASGNRNFGDAWGRAGDVIAHKCGVPWLYRFELMGTPHDIDNVRKGVNEFWQQLSRSA; from the coding sequence ATGAACGCGCTCGTCTACTTCTCCAGCCGCTCTGAGAATACACACCGCTTTATACAGCGTCTGGGGCTGCCCGCCACACGTATTCCGCTCAATGATCAGGAACGTATTCGGGTTGATGAACCGTACATTTTGGTGGTGCCCTCCTATGGCGGGGGCGGGATAGCCGGCGCCGTGCCGCGGCAGGTGATTCGCTTTTTGAATGATGAACACAACCGGGCGCGCATTCGCGGCGTTATCGCCTCCGGTAATCGCAATTTCGGTGATGCCTGGGGTCGTGCTGGCGACGTGATTGCACATAAATGCGGCGTGCCCTGGCTGTACCGCTTTGAGCTCATGGGCACGCCACACGACATCGACAACGTCCGAAAAGGAGTAAATGAATTTTGGCAACAACTATCCCGGAGCGCGTAA
- the nrdE gene encoding class 1b ribonucleoside-diphosphate reductase subunit alpha, whose protein sequence is MATTIPERVMQETMDYHALNAMLNLYDKAGHIQFDKDQQAVDAFFAAHVHPHSVTFASQDERLDTLVRDGYYDEAVLARYDRAFVVNLFAHAHASGFRFRTFLGAWKFYTSYTLKTFDGKRYLEHFEDRVTMVALTLAQGDETLATRLTDEMLSGRFQPATPTFLNGGKQQRGELVSCFLLRIEDNMESIGRAVNSALQLSKRGGGVAFLLSNLREAGAPIKRIENQSSGVIPVMKMLEDAFSYANQLGARQGAGAVYLHAHHPDILRFLDTKRENADEKIRIKTLSLGVVIPDITFQLAKANAQMALFSPYDVERRYGKPFGDIAISERYDELIANPHVRKTYINARDFFQTLAEIQFESGYPYIMFEDTVNRANPIAGRINMSNLCSEILQVNSASRYDDNLDYTHTGHDISCNLGSLNIAHVMDSPDIGRTVETAIRGLTAVSDMSHIRSVPSIAAGNAASHAIGLGQMNLHGYLAREGIAYGSPEALDFTNFYFYTITWHALHTSMQLARERGKTFAGFAQSRYASGDYFTQYLQDDWQPKTAKVRALFARSGITLPTREMWIQLRDDVMRYGIYNQNLQAVPPTGSISYINHATSSIHPIVAKIEIRKEGKTGRVYYPAPFMTNENLDMYQDAYDIGPEKIIDTYAEATRHVDQGLSLTLFFPDTATTRDINKAQIYAWRKGIKSLYYIRLRQLALEGTEIEGCVSCAL, encoded by the coding sequence TTGGCAACAACTATCCCGGAGCGCGTAATGCAGGAAACCATGGATTACCACGCCCTGAACGCGATGCTGAATCTTTATGATAAAGCAGGCCATATTCAGTTCGACAAGGACCAGCAGGCGGTCGACGCCTTCTTCGCCGCCCACGTTCACCCGCATTCCGTGACGTTTGCCAGCCAGGATGAACGTCTGGATACGCTGGTTCGTGACGGCTATTACGATGAGGCTGTTTTGGCACGTTACGATCGCGCTTTTGTCGTCAACCTGTTCGCCCACGCCCATGCCAGCGGCTTTCGCTTCCGGACATTTCTTGGTGCCTGGAAGTTCTATACCAGCTACACGCTGAAAACCTTCGACGGCAAACGCTATCTGGAACACTTTGAAGATCGGGTGACAATGGTAGCGTTGACACTGGCGCAGGGTGACGAGACTCTGGCCACCCGGCTGACCGATGAAATGCTTTCTGGTCGTTTCCAGCCTGCCACCCCGACTTTTTTAAATGGCGGTAAACAACAGCGCGGGGAGCTGGTCTCCTGCTTCCTGCTTCGTATTGAAGACAATATGGAGTCGATCGGACGAGCGGTGAACTCGGCGTTACAACTCTCCAAACGCGGTGGCGGCGTCGCGTTTTTGCTCTCTAATCTGCGCGAGGCGGGTGCGCCGATCAAACGTATTGAGAATCAATCTTCCGGCGTGATCCCGGTGATGAAAATGCTGGAAGATGCGTTTTCGTATGCCAACCAGCTTGGTGCGCGCCAGGGCGCAGGCGCGGTTTATCTCCATGCGCACCATCCGGATATCCTGCGTTTTCTGGATACCAAACGGGAAAATGCCGACGAAAAAATCCGTATCAAAACACTTTCACTCGGCGTGGTGATCCCGGACATCACCTTCCAGCTGGCGAAAGCAAACGCGCAGATGGCGCTCTTTTCGCCCTATGATGTGGAACGACGCTATGGCAAACCGTTCGGCGATATTGCTATTAGCGAACGGTACGATGAATTAATTGCCAATCCGCACGTGCGTAAAACCTATATTAATGCCCGGGACTTTTTTCAGACGCTGGCGGAGATTCAGTTCGAATCCGGGTATCCCTACATCATGTTTGAAGATACGGTAAACCGTGCTAATCCGATTGCTGGCCGCATTAATATGAGCAATCTGTGCTCGGAAATTTTACAGGTTAATAGCGCTTCCCGTTATGATGATAATCTTGACTATACCCACACCGGGCATGACATCTCCTGTAATCTCGGCTCGTTGAATATCGCTCACGTCATGGACTCACCGGACATTGGCCGTACCGTAGAAACCGCGATTCGCGGCCTGACAGCGGTGTCAGACATGAGTCATATACGCAGCGTGCCCTCAATAGCCGCCGGTAATGCCGCCTCTCATGCCATCGGGCTGGGCCAGATGAACCTGCACGGTTATCTGGCGCGGGAAGGCATTGCTTATGGTTCGCCGGAGGCGCTGGATTTCACCAATTTCTATTTTTACACCATTACCTGGCATGCCTTGCATACCTCAATGCAACTGGCCCGTGAGCGCGGCAAAACCTTCGCCGGATTTGCGCAGTCGCGCTATGCCAGCGGCGACTATTTTACGCAATATTTACAGGATGACTGGCAACCGAAAACGGCGAAAGTCAGGGCGCTATTTGCCCGCAGCGGTATTACGCTTCCCACAAGGGAAATGTGGATACAGTTGCGCGACGATGTGATGCGCTACGGCATCTATAACCAGAATTTGCAGGCGGTACCGCCGACCGGTTCGATTTCTTATATTAATCATGCGACCTCCAGCATCCACCCAATTGTGGCAAAAATTGAGATTCGCAAAGAGGGTAAAACCGGACGCGTGTACTACCCTGCGCCATTTATGACCAATGAAAATCTGGACATGTATCAGGATGCTTACGATATCGGTCCGGAAAAAATCATTGATACCTATGCCGAGGCCACGCGCCACGTTGATCAGGGGCTATCGCTCACCCTGTTTTTCCCGGATACCGCCACGACCCGCGATATTAACAAAGCACAGATCTATGCCTGGCGAAAAGGCATTAAATCACTGTATTACATCCGGCTTCGCCAGTTAGCGCTGGAAGGCACTGAAATTGAAGGCTGCGTATCCTGCGCACTGTAA